The following DNA comes from Naumovozyma dairenensis CBS 421 chromosome 4, complete genome.
GAAAAAAGGTAGGCAACTCTTctagatgatgatttagataAAACATGCGGCAGAATTATCCTTAAATGGTAAGAAAGATAATGTTCCAGTCCTGAAATTGGCATATTGGTTAAATTGGATTTTTGGGTATGAGCTACTTTTTAGCTAGCATGAAATAAATTGGGTAGcgaaaataaaattagCTATATTGTTATCTAATGAAATATCAATCTGGTATAGGTCTTTTATCATCCTAGCTTtgtaaagaaaatggaataTAGACTATACCAACGAAATACAAAATAAAGTTTCGTGGGAgataaatcatcaattaataagGTTCGCTATAACTTACGTATAATTGATTAAACACATCGCGCTAATTAAACATAAATATGTATTACATAAAAAAGAGTCAGATTGGTTGACTCAGCGATGGAAGTCAATGGAGAGCGACCTAGTACGTAACAACAGTTTCGTTTAGGTTGAGCTGAATAGATTAATACAATTAAAATATCTACAATCTACCGATGTCCTGCTATGCTCACTTTAAGATTGGGTTGatagatatattatattaatatataagGCTACGTAAAGTACACCTCTAATATCATTTGCTGCTGCTAatggtttcaaattttttcaataaaggGTTTAAACAAACGtacttattattttttctatttttctttttattatagCTGGTAACTGTATCCCAATCAGGTGAGGAATTCTTTGTACCGAATATTTGTATCGTTATGTCTTCATATTTTGTCACATTTGgatcattcaaatatttcttaaaggATTTATCCATGTATGCCTTTACTGTTTTTTGATTAAATGGTTCTCTATGGACTGCAAggttcttcttgttcttaTATTTTGATTCTGTTACGTCAGTATCAGCTGTTTTGAGTATagatttatcattagatGATGCGGATGATGGTTTGGGTTTAGTATTCTTAGTCTCTTGTTGTTTAGGAAGAGATTTAGCAGTTGCTTGTGCCCATCCTGTTGATTTAGGTTTCTGAGTGATTGtagatgattttgatgatataGTGCTTGTGTTTGTCATAATAAGAATGCGGAGTCTATTAAGATATGGTTGGATATAAATGCTTGGAATGCAGGTAATTTGGAATAGTAAAACAGAGTCTTTATTTTGAGATTTCTTTAAAGTTCAGTAGAAAGGTCTCAGTAATGATATGTGTTATATTTAGTCAAGCTAATTATTTTATCCTTAAAGATCTTGGCATCTACCTAGTTCTATATTTTTCCCCATTTTGCATCTTTTTAGTctattatgaaaaattttgaaaatcttTCAGCTAGACTAGAatctataaaaataaacaaaaagtGTACATATtcttacaaaataatatagcAATAGAGGCCACcaataatgattcaaagatttttcttttgagcCTCTAAAACGTTAGGTGGTAAATTGGTGATGTTGTTAGCCGGACAATACCctaattcttttaattccTTATCCATCAAATCTCTTACTTTTTCACTGAAGGCAGGGATATCATCTTTTTGTAAGCCTTCAGTAGATAGTGGTTTCAATACTTTCACCACCATACAACCAGTATTATAAACTTTCCATTTAGAACTCTTTATGGTACTTGTATTAGCGACTACCACGGGGACAATTGGTAATTTGCCCTGTTGTGCCAAGTGGAAAGCACCTTTCTTGAATGGTAACATTTCCAAATCAGTCGTATGTGATCTAGTTCCCTCGGGGAAGATCCAGATGGCTCTCTTATTGTTTCTAATCTTGGTCAACCCATTATGTAACGTAGTCACACTTTTTGTTCTATTACTTCTAtctaaaaataaagtaCCGCTTAAAGCCATAAACCAACCCAAGAATGGGACGTATTTTAAGGATTTCTTGGCTGTAATGGTACAACCAGGTGGGAACAATTTACCTAGCATTAAAATATCCAACATGGATTGATGATTTGATACAACAATAAAGggtaaatttttcaaattttcttcatcaatgaCTTTGACGTCAATATTCATGATGTATTTCATTGCATTAGAGTAACAACGGGCTGTTAAATATTGTGCTAAATGTTGTTTACCAATTAAGGTACAAACAATTGATGCTATGACACCATATATTGCACAAATTATTAGGACAAAGATTCCTAAAGTGGATCTCAAATAATACACGATATTGGAGCCCATTTTCCGTTGGTGAGACGTTTCCTTTATACTATTCCAAAGCCAGGGAAAGCAAGTTGAGTACCTCTATTCGAGCTCCTTTTGAAAGTAAAAGGTGTTTTGATGGACCTTTCTCGAACACTAATAAGTTAGAAAAGAATGaagtacgtacgtacgtgGTTGAACTTGCTTATTGTTGAATCATCAGTGAGATATGCAACGTTGTGAGAACAAATTGGTGTCTGACTTCTTGCGGGTACCCGTAGCTTATTTtacttcttttttgtttactttcCAAATTGGTGAATTTTACATTTTTCggttattttcaatttgcAGAAAGCTAGAGATCCATATTagagaataaataattaaagagtttatataataattacgCTGATTTAGGACTAGAGCCACAGGCGTCTCTTTGATTGTTTACCTGAGAGTTATCAAAGTGATCTAGaatgttgttattgttgttcatctttgtgtattgattatttaatagtGTACATGGTTTATTCACTATATCTTTTTGTCGTTAGGTATTCTGTTGTTCAGttctatatattcataCAATTTCCACTTATATATCCACACCGCGGTTCGAAGTGGTTGATCCGGGCTACATATATAATGTACTCACACAATgattatatgatatataaACCAGAACCATTACATTaggaaatatatataagtgAACGAGCCTTTATATACAcctttcttcaaattaatGTCAGTAAAAGGTACTAACTTTCCACTTTTATTGCTATTTGGTGACCTACCGCTTGCCGTCCAACAAGGTTCCATTTGATCGGCCTTTTCATCTATTCTGAAATTTTTGAACCTTTATACCTATCTTATCATATACCATGTCTAATTATTGAAATGAGACGccatcaataatattagataattgataattgatCGTGGCCGTGGCCGTGGCCGTGGCGACGCATCATCATTCAACACGTCGACCCTTTTCCATGGCTCCCTAGGGCAGTGTCTCTGTGCCAACCTTTGAAATGGCGGTGTTAACgaaaaactgaaaaaaactgaaaatatcattttctggaaatttttcacttctTGCATGTAACAagctcatctcatctcatctcatctcaaCATGATCCAATTTtgtattgattttttagACAAAGTACTTTCCAATTGCTTGCATATTCTTACCCACTACATATCTTgtagaaaacaaaaacgCACGACGAAATCTataatacaaaataataatgtctGAATCCGCTGACGTTACACCTCAACCAAGACGTAATTCTTTCTCCccaattgaattcaatgCCAAGATATCTCAACAATGTTTAAAACAAGttgaattttatttctcAGAATCAAACTTCCcatatgataaatttttacGTTCCACCGCTGAAAAGAATGATGGGTGGGTCCCAATTAGTACCATAGCGACATTTAATCGTATGAAGAAATATAGACCAGTTGATAAAgtcattgaaattttgaaaacttcTAAAATCTTACAAGTTTCTGAAGATGGTGAAAACGTTAAGAGAATTGTCCCATTAGATTTATCTAAGGATTCGAAAAATAGTAAAAGATTTgatcaaaataaaagaacTTTAGTTATCATGAATTTCCCTCATGAAAATGTTGATGTggaattcattgaattgcaagagaatattgaaaatttcttaCATGATTTGGCTAATGTTAACCAAGTTCGTTTAAGAAAGGATcatcaaaagaaatttaaTGGGAATGTAATTGTAGAATTCCAAACTTTGAATGATTGTGAAGattttaagaaaaaatattctgtggataataaggaaaatCCAGATCAAAAGGAACCATTGGAAACTTTATCATATGAAAATCGTAAATTGAACGTTTTAACTAAGAAACAATTCGATTTACAAAGAGAAGCAACTAAGTCGAAAAATTTCAGTGGATCTGGTCAAAGATCAAGATCTTTTACTGGCcatagaaaaaatatgcCAAAAATCACTCCTCCTGAATCTactgaaaaagaaaatgaaactgCTGAAAAGGCCTCTGAATCTGCTATAGAAGCTGATAAGGAAAACTAgaattgtttattttttaatatatcacaCTTAAGTAATCACTCAATTAATCATAAAGCATAactataaaatattttccgtaatctattttttttttttcattccaTCATAAATATCGTTAGTAGATACTTAGATGCAGCCATGATACGCAACGGTTTTTTACGTTCTGCGGAGGAATTGAACGTTAACacgaaaacaaaataataagtcAATAagtaattgaattaataatactacaaataaaatattacaaacgtttgaagtaaaaaaaataataagtgACATGAGCGGGgcaaaaattaatgatgtGATCACCATGAAgggaaaacaaaaaaaaggcGAAATATACCAACTGATGGAAATAAacgaatattattaaaagtTGGGGTTgcgaaaaaaaatataaataaaataattgtCCGTTGTTATAGtcataatcataatcataatcaaaataatacattttgagaagaaaaaaacaatagtTTTTTTCTCCCTTTTTCCATCATACAGCACGTTTACGTAGATTGATCTTTCTTGTAGTTAAAGAAAGTCTCTTTGATGGATCATACCAACCACCATTATCAGATGGGAAAGGTGCATGCGTAGCATAATTAACATCACTACTAATTGCGTAAGACCAGCCTGGTGTGATAGTAGTCACTTGTTGTAATGATTTTCTCATTGAAGTATAAAATGTCACAGCACTAGTTGCATATTTTCTTGTCCATGATTTAGCTGTCAATTTAGTACCTGGTTGCATTTGCATGGGGGCATATCTAGCCTTACCTGTTTGTTTAGTATAAGGAACGGTAAAACTTCTTGAATCAATCGTTGCACCAACCGCACCTGTAGTAATTCTTGTTTCTGGAGTTGGATCTGCTGACTCCATTATTGTATATGCGACAAGAACACCTGTCATACCTTCCAAATAGAATTTTGGTGAATAATGAATCGTGTAACCTGATTCAGTTTGTGCAAAGATTTGTATATAGTAGACACCATCGGTACCTAGTGTGCCTAAAATATTAGCTTTATAAATATCTGAATCAACCTCTGCGGCTGACACCTTTGCCAATGTCGCGAGACAATTAATCTTATAATTTGGTCCTGTACATAAGGAAAATGTGAACGATGTTATATCAGCTTTACTTGGAGTGGAATCTAAATAAACCCACGATAAATCAATACTTACTTCGCCAGTTTCCGACAAGTCATATTTTTCACCCGGTTCGGGCGTTATAATTGTTAAATCTGCCTTTACTAGATTTAAAAGGAAAACGAAAATGGggagaatatatattaatctcaattgcattttttcttctcctATTGTGTTTTAATTGATGTTGGTATAAATGATGCAAGTATCACAGATTATTAATGTGAAATctgatatttcttttaagCGGAATGGATAAAacttaaaatatattttgcTACTTTCCTCAATTGAAAGAACCAATATTCAATACCGCTGCCGTCGTTTTATGTATATGCACCTGGTCCATTCGAGGAAGCAAATAGTAATTcgaaaaatgaaatcatcattaaaaaaaatgtagaTTAATACATGTAAAGCGGGACAAACAACCGTTTATTAATAAGAGGAGAATAGATTGGAACTACAATATAACTGTTTATATAGTCTATGAGTACCGCTTGAATTAAATTATGCGTCGAAGGAACCTGACAGAAATACCTTAATCGAGATAATAAAAGTTATGAACGATCGAATAACTGACATCAAGTTTGAGGAGTGTCCCGCTAAGAAACGACGCAGAAATCATTGTTTTGTATACCGGGGGTCTCCCTAGAGAGCCAATGATTATTACCCTTACCCTTTTATAAATGGAGGGGACCTCGAAGGTAAGTCAGAGTTTAGACAGTAAAAACGCACGTACACACCTACACACGTACCTATGTAGGGAATTCCAAAAATGTTCAAAACCATCGAGATATAACCGAGGAGTATTACCCATACGGCTTTATTCAGGCATGTTGTTCAAACTcaaattaatcaaattaaCCGAATTTGGGAGtcacttttttttttgggAAATCTTACAGAGTATTTTCCTCCAGCCGTTTCTCtacagaagaagaatgttCTTGGTCACCCGGCTTTTGCTAAAAGAATATGTCTTCGAGAAGATATTGCCTCCCAATACGTTCCACAGAAAACCTTGTGGGAACTACTTACGTAAACCAAAGCATCCGTACACCACGTAACTTTAATAAAAGATCGAACCTCATTTGGAAATGCGACTTCCATTTTAGGGCATCTTATAGTTCAACGAATTTTTCCGAACGGCAAGTCTCCATTTGGATACCTGTCACGTTATTTGATGCAAGATTGCTTGCCGGTAATAAACTATGGTAACAcagttaataatttctttttttaataaatactTTACTCGATTATAGTATATCTTAACATTGATAAATTGTTCACTTGGAACCGGATCTTAATTGGTGTCAAATTTAGAAAAAggatgaaaaattagcCTTAAGTTTATAGATAAATGACAGTTTTAGAGAAAGTATTCAATAAACTAGTCAACAGGTCAATAGCAACATTTTCACTTCTATTGACTTATATCCAATAAAGTTTCTTTGGCGGTTCATTTCAAGTTGAGGATCCCAAACAGCTGATCAATACGGTCGATACTTTGAGTTTTCAGAACTCCTCAACTTGGAAATTCCTCTTTGAAACCTTCGTGTAAAATATGGGGTACCATTGCCGCTTACTTCTTGCCAGGTATGTTCTCCTTCCCCCTCttgagaatatatttttggtAGGGTTTGTCAAGTTTTTTTAATACCTCTAGAAACCCGTGTTGTGACCACGCGCTGAATTCTTTCgaaaattgataaaaatatataccCCAGTGGGACAGATGTTGGACTTTGTTTTGAACCAAAAGTGAATGAGCGGCTAATCACCTGGTTTGACCAATTTCGTACTTAACAAGCAAACTTTTGAAAGACCTCTAAAAATAGTCTCCAATTTGATACTACCTAGTACAAATTGCCATCAAAAACAGTAATGTTCCCCATCTCTAATTAATTATTCCCAGTTTCAAAAATCTGATACCTGAAAGAGTGTTTCTATACTGGCTTTCTTCTACAGATAATTTTGTATAATCATAAAAACATTAAAATGTGTATCTaccttttatatatatatatatgtatatataaatgaatCATAAGTGAAAGGGGAAgtgaataaaaataaagtcATAACGGGGcgtaaaaaaataataaaaagttTCTTTAATTTAGATGCATCAATGTTGGATTGaatcaatgataataataaccacACTCTTTACCAACATGCTTATTTAACCAAACATCTACATTAACGAACCCCATGCCACAATGTTTGCATCTTCCAGGAACAACGCCTctatcttcttttcttgtcCTTGGAGGATATTCAAAATGTAAAGCCTTTAAATGATTCTTGTAAGTATCACAACGTGAAAAGACACCTGTTTGATGACAACTTAAGGGTGTAAAGTTCAACActtcctttttcttctcaGGGTATATTTCCATATCCAAATTgattaaagatttattataaGGACATTTAAAGGCTCCTTTAATTTGATGTAaagatttcaattgatcCTTCTTCAACAAATCTCTTTGTTGTTTAGTTGtcagattattattactaccAGCTGCACCAGCAACGGCATTCGTTGGATTATCAGAATCTTGTAggattttgaatttgtcCTTAATGAATTCGTCTTTCCAATGACGTTTCTTATGTCTGATTAGATCATTATTACGAGCGAATCCACGTTCACAAATGGGACATTTATGTGGCCTATCTTCAGGTGTTAAATGTGTGGATTTATGTGTGGATAAATTTgcataataatttaaacaTGTTGGacattgtttcttttttcttgatttaCTGTTATTAGCGTTACTGTTAGAAATACTAATGGAACCATCactatttttattagttCTTAGTTTATTGACCATTGGTGTTCTAATATTCTTAATGCTAGTACTACTGCGTCTGATTGTACTATCATTATCTGTGTCTGTTGGagatgaacaagaagataCTAATGGGGATGGTGCTATTGAAACgtttaaagatgaagaaggtgTAGATATTGGAGTTGACAAATTACTGTTTTGAAAAGAGTTCGATAATAAGGATGAGAAACCTGGAATATTTACAGTGGAAGCAGATCTTGTTCTTGGTAATATGTTCAATGACTTCAAAGCACCATTATTGCAATGCATAGGTGATGGCTCATTTAATGTTATTGAACTATTCTTTGTTTGGTTTTCAATTATTGGGCTGTATATGTGATTGCtcattgaagataatgGAGGTTGTTGTGGAGACATAAAGTTTGCAAAAAGAGAGTTTGATCTTCTAGTATTTGGATTTGAAGAAGTTTGAGCAGCTAATATGAGACTATCAAATGATGAGATAGGTGGTAACTTTATTGccatgttattattgtttgagCTTGAAATCACACTACTTGAACGGCTACTTGAAGTGGTattgaaatcattattattattattattattattattattattattattggtacTGGTACTGGTATTACTAGTGCTATTAGTAATAGGATTGAAAACAGGATATGTACCGTTCGTAATGTTGTTCCTGTTACTTAGAGGTTGATTTGAATATCCATTTAGAATTGGTTTTAAAAACACTTGTgaagattcattattttccaatttaacCGGATAAGCTCCATTTGTTGGTGAATTCATTGTTGAAGTCATAGTTGAATTAGTTCTTGGTGAAGTTTCAGTAGGAGAGGGagaatttgttgaatttgttgaatttgtCGGTATTGGTTTCATGGTACCATTTTTTGTAGTAGAATTCATAGAGTTCATCGACGAAACAATATTTGATGTTGGTTCATTTGGTAATGGATTATTCATTTGTATTAATGGAGCAGCAGTCATGGTGTAATGTCTGTCAGTCAGTAGTTTTTATAGACAGTACTATGTTGCTTAGCTACTTTTCCTTATGTTTCACAGAGCCGAAGCGATCTTGTTCAGAAAGCTTTAAGGTTTATCAAACGCTAGTAGGTTAGTGGATCGAGCTTATGAGAGCCATGTTTTATAcaaatacatatatatatatatatatatatatataatttgaatGCCTCAGGCTACCGGTCAGTATATAAATGTCCTTAATTTGACGAGAGGAAAGTTAGGAATACCTAAGGTACGTACTGAAATAGTTCGAGAAATCAAGTATAATGCGGattaaaaagaagaaaaggcTCGAGGAATATTCAAAGTACACTGACAGAGACGGCTACGCACAACGGCCAGAAGACTACGTACACAAGTACGTAATCAGGTCGGAGATGGATAATGACAGCCGGCCAGTTAAagaaccaaaaaaaaattcgGAGGAGGAAGTTCGTACGTACATTAAGAAAGGAATTACTTCGATTAAAACCCATAATAATAAGCTTACAGAATAAAACACATACAATTGGATAGCTAATGGAAAATCAAAACCAAAAATGGGATatagaataaaataaataccACGCAAAAACTAAAGCCATTCTTCTCGAGATTTGATGGCTACGGCTACAAAACCATATAATGGCATAGATTTTTTTTAGACGTATGGGTTTGATGGCTAAATAACCTAAGAAACAGCTGCATAACTCCCCCATTATCGTTCGCTTCAGCCTTGTCCACCGCCAACACTTATATATGGCCTCACATATATCTCTATGTACGTGGGTACGGACTATCCCACAGAGAATATACAAAAGCGCAAAACNCAACACAACNCAACATAGTAAAAAATCGGGTTGCATTTAGTGGAAGCGACTTCTTGCCTTTTGCTAGATTTTATCCTACGGAGAAGGAGTGTGAAGTTGAAGCTNNNNNNNNNNNNNNNNNNNNNNNNNNNNNNNNNNNNNNNNNNNNNNNNNNNNNNNNNNNNNNNNNNNNNNNNNNNNNNNNNNNNNNNNNNNNNNNNNNNNNNNNNNNNNNNNNNNNNNNNNNNNNNNNNNNNNNNNNNNNNNNNNNNNNNNNNNNNNNNNNNNNNNNNNNNNNNNNNNNNNNNNNNNNNNNNNNNNacaaaaaacaaacaaaaaacaaacaaaaaacaaaaaacagCGCGGTATAagtttgatttttttttaatttcctCAGAATTCCGTGGAAGGATACCGTTCATTCTGGACGGTAGCGGGGGTAGGAGATAAAGGGTTTTGTGcaaaagaacaaaacaaacaatgaaacaacaaacaacatTTGGGCCCTCTCTCTGTGGGGGGAATTTCCTACACCAGAGGACGAAATTATAGAACAAAGACGCGtaaaaaattaacaaaaattaacaaaaattaGCCCACAACAATCCGAAATTTAATAGGTGTAAAAACCTTTACCCGGCTTGGTGCCACGTGACTtttaacaatttttaaGGAAAATTTTAGAATTAAACCTTGatattcaaatgataaCACCAACGAAACCCCACAGGGTTTAAATCAAAAAACAAGTTATGTTTTTTTGGGTTTGTTTTGGTTTTCCTACACATTTGTAAACAATAAACGCCAAATTTAAAGTAAGCTTAGAATTAGCGAAAGCAATTGCAATACTAGATTGCAATACAGAAGTCACTAGATATCAACTAATTATTCACTCGTCAAGAAAAGAGACAATGCTATCTTCGCATGATTCAACCGAAGATCCAGCAGGATATTCTGAAACTTTACCTTCTGCAACAGAAGATGCTACTGATAAGGAGGAAAACCAACCCTCTATAACAGATACGTCAATTGAACTACCAATTGAGAACATCGGACACAATGATCATGTCTTAAACTCCGTAGATAATACCTCCgataatgatttgaatgcTAATGTTGAAGAGAACGATATCACTTTTGCTGTGACAGAACATGATGGTAATACCAAATGGGTACCTGCTCAAACACTGAAGAAGACTAATGCTCTCCTATGGACCCATTATCTCGGTATAGATGGTGCCTTAAATATCGTCAAATGTAAACATTGTAACacaattttgaaaagaggTCCACATGATGCTGCAAAGAATTCTACTGTCAATTTTAGAATGCATTTGAAAACGGCACACAAGGTTACTCCCAATATGTCTTTCTATGATGAGGAGaatattcttgataataacGTTACGAAAAATCTACATAGTCGAGAATCAACTCTAGATGATGTTTCTTCAACTTTTGATTCCCAATTATtcaagagaagaaaatatatcaaaaaaCCGAAAACCTTACCTCCCTTTACCTTGGATATGTCAAAGGAAATTACTAAACTAAAGCCTAGGGATGTTCCCTCTGAAACGACCATTAAAACAAGACAACATTTCTTtccttcaaataatttattagcTATAGTCGTTGCATCCGAAAATTTACCACTAGATTTTGCAAACAATTCCgcattgaaattattaatgtcATCAATACTTACTTCATTACCTACCAGTCCAGATTCCATaagagaaaatattattggaaTGGCTAcatcaataaataaaatgatCAGAAAATCTTCCATTCAAAATGATTACCATCTACCATTTGAACTAGATATCTCACATCTACGTAATGACCTTATAGGTACTGAACGTAAACTACTGCTGTGTactttaataatgaatggattgaaagatttaccatcttttaatttttattCATTGAGTCATCAAATTTGGAATCAACAATATTCACTAATATCAAtccaattcattgattATGTTAACTCAAAATTAAGAATATTGCCAATATCTATAGAAGATATGGGAAACAAACCAATTACACCTAAACTGCTTAATAGacaattatataatgtGATATCCAAATATCCTGGACTTACAAACTCATTGCTTTCTATATCGGCTCCAAGAAAAATCTGCGATACGTTAAAGTCTGCAGATCCAATTCCAAATGAGTTTGGCAAGAGAGGTTACGATCATACTGAAAATAGTGTTATTCACAATTATGATGATGGCGAGGAGGAGGAAGAGCATGCTGAGCAAGAGATTATTAACTCCGTAATCGAAAACGCTATTCAAAACCTTCACTACCAACCATGCATTGTTTCAGCTTTAGAAGATTGTGTAACTGTCTTCTTTGGTCTACCATCAActaatatatatgaagaacaaatttCTAAATCGGACATGGTATCAACCCTAAGAAATAAAGACGACACCGCTTTAGATTCTCTTATTGATTTAAATCGCTTAGACATTTCTTTATctatatttgaaaagatatCTTCCTTTTAcgaagaaataaataatgattcatGGCAAATGGAAAGGTTTCAAGCAACTTACTCTGATATTTTCggcaataataataacaataataataataataatgatgatgatgatgatggagaaaatgatatcttaaaccaaacaaaaaatccattcaataaaaaattctaTTCTTCCTCAATTCATTGCTTGAAAAGGTTTCTTCGATTACGCCCCTTGATCGAAAATATGACTCCATTTTTACAGAATGAGATATTTAGTGATTTAGATTTCCAAATCATGAAATCAACTCTACTAACATTACaatcattgaataaattaatacTATTACACTACGTTTCACCTTcagatttcaattttattaatatcatacCAACAATTTTAACAATTGAAGCTCATATAAATCaacaattggaaatttcaaaatataatagatACAAGAGACCATTTTTATTGGTTCAAAACTTAATTAAATCCATTAAAGATCGTCTATTGCTAAATGATACTAACTTACTTGGTTCCTTTTTGTCACCTATAATTGTTTCTAATGAAAGCCGTTTAAAAACCGTCTTTGGAACAACAGATACCGgtaaaattatcaaaagaGTATCTAATATAGCAATGAAAATAGTCATGAAATACGTTCATGTCCCAGACGAAGAAAAACTTATGGAGAAAGGAGAGAACGGCACTCATGATGAAAGTGAAACTGAACATGAACCAGAACCATTTTTACAATTAGCTTTTGGAACAATCGGACGTTCATCTGAAAAGTCACCCAAGACTCGCTTGATTGATGATGTTCAAGAATGCTGTCAACAACTATTCGAAAGATTATTCCTGGCGTTTCTAAGAAATGTCCAATCGGAATATCCTAAAGGTaggaaaatattttgtgaaaaaaatggatatATACCTACTAATGATGGCCAGTATCGTAAAGTAAATGCTAGTGGTGGTGCAAATGACTATGACGATAATGATGCTTTGGGCTACGAGGACTCCTTCAGTAATGCTCtcaatgatgaagatgtaCATACGGGTTCTCAAAATATTCTGGATCCAATAGAGGA
Coding sequences within:
- the PBP4 gene encoding Pbp4p (similar to Saccharomyces cerevisiae PBP4 (YDL053C); ancestral locus Anc_4.228) → MTNTSTISSKSSTITQKPKSTGWAQATAKSLPKQQETKNTKPKPSSASSNDKSILKTADTDVTESKYKNKKNLAVHREPFNQKTVKAYMDKSFKKYLNDPNVTKYEDITIQIFGTKNSSPDWDTVTSYNKKKNRKNNKYVCLNPLLKKFETISSSK
- the SLC1 gene encoding 1-acylglycerol-3-phosphate O-acyltransferase SLC1 (similar to Saccharomyces cerevisiae SLC1 (YDL052C); ancestral locus Anc_4.226); protein product: MGSNIVYYLRSTLGIFVLIICAIYGVIASIVCTLIGKQHLAQYLTARCYSNAMKYIMNIDVKVIDEENLKNLPFIVVSNHQSMLDILMLGKLFPPGCTITAKKSLKYVPFLGWFMALSGTLFLDRSNRTKSVTTLHNGLTKIRNNKRAIWIFPEGTRSHTTDLEMLPFKKGAFHLAQQGKLPIVPVVVANTSTIKSSKWKVYNTGCMVVKVLKPLSTEGLQKDDIPAFSEKVRDLMDKELKELGYCPANNITNLPPNVLEAQKKNL
- the LHP1 gene encoding tRNA maturation protein LHP1 (similar to Saccharomyces cerevisiae LHP1 (YDL051W); ancestral locus Anc_4.224) — encoded protein: MSESADVTPQPRRNSFSPIEFNAKISQQCLKQVEFYFSESNFPYDKFLRSTAEKNDGWVPISTIATFNRMKKYRPVDKVIEILKTSKILQVSEDGENVKRIVPLDLSKDSKNSKRFDQNKRTLVIMNFPHENVDVEFIELQENIENFLHDLANVNQVRLRKDHQKKFNGNVIVEFQTLNDCEDFKKKYSVDNKENPDQKEPLETLSYENRKLNVLTKKQFDLQREATKSKNFSGSGQRSRSFTGHRKNMPKITPPESTEKENETAEKASESAIEADKEN
- the KNH1 gene encoding Knh1p (similar to Saccharomyces cerevisiae KNH1 (YDL049C); ancestral locus Anc_4.223) — encoded protein: MQLRLIYILPIFVFLLNLVKADLTIITPEPGEKYDLSETGEVSIDLSWVYLDSTPSKADITSFTFSLCTGPNYKINCLATLAKVSAAEVDSDIYKANILGTLGTDGVYYIQIFAQTESGYTIHYSPKFYLEGMTGVLVAYTIMESADPTPETRITTGAVGATIDSRSFTVPYTKQTGKARYAPMQMQPGTKLTAKSWTRKYATSAVTFYTSMRKSLQQVTTITPGWSYAISSDVNYATHAPFPSDNGGWYDPSKRLSLTTRKINLRKRAV
- the STP4 gene encoding Stp4p (similar to Saccharomyces cerevisiae STP4 (YDL048C) and STP3 (YLR375W); ancestral locus Anc_4.222), giving the protein MTAAPLIQMNNPLPNEPTSNIVSSMNSMNSTTKNGTMKPIPTNSTNSTNSPSPTETSPRTNSTMTSTMNSPTNGAYPVKLENNESSQVFLKPILNGYSNQPLSNRNNITNGTYPVFNPITNSTSNTSTSTNNNNNNNNNNNNNDFNTTSSSRSSSVISSSNNNNMAIKLPPISSFDSLILAAQTSSNPNTRRSNSLFANFMSPQQPPLSSMSNHIYSPIIENQTKNSSITLNEPSPMHCNNGALKSLNILPRTRSASTVNIPGFSSLLSNSFQNSNLSTPISTPSSSLNVSIAPSPLVSSCSSPTDTDNDSTIRRSSTSIKNIRTPMVNKLRTNKNSDGSISISNSNANNSKSRKKKQCPTCLNYYANLSTHKSTHLTPEDRPHKCPICERGFARNNDLIRHKKRHWKDEFIKDKFKILQDSDNPTNAVAGAAGSNNNLTTKQQRDLLKKDQLKSLHQIKGAFKCPYNKSLINLDMEIYPEKKKEVLNFTPLSCHQTGVFSRCDTYKNHLKALHFEYPPRTRKEDRGVVPGRCKHCGMGFVNVDVWLNKHVGKECGYYYH